In Marinobacter sp. M3C, the genomic stretch TCACCGGTATCTGCGTCGGTGATGCCCAGGTCGGCAAAACCCAGCTCTTGGGCCCAGTCGCGAATCTGTTGCACCAATGCCTGCAGATTCGCCTTCTGGTGACTGTTTTTTGCGCAGGTTGTTGATGTTGCAGGTGATGCTGTCATTGGCCGGCCGTGTGTGTGGGGCGAATCTGCGTTTTGCTGGCGTTGGCGTGCAGATTTAATTTGATTAAGTTGTGACCTTTTTTGTGGTTTTGCTATGATTTACAAATAGCTGGCAATTTGTCTTAAACCGGTTTCTTTGGCTTGGAGTGTCCGATGTCGTGGTCAGCAAGGCACAGTCTATCAGAGTCCTGTTTATCAGAGCTCCGTCTATTAGAACCCCATCTATCAAAGCCTGATCTGTCAGTGCCTACAGGGTTCGGTGCTGGCCTGCCACAGGCTTTGTACAGCGCCGGTTCGGTGCGCAATCTGGACCGGTACTTGATTGACGAACAAGGAGTCGACGGCTTTGAATTGATGCAGGCCGCTGCCCGCAGTGCTTTTCGCCAGCTTATGCGACGCTGGCCCCAGTGCCGTCACGTGCTGGTGCTTTGCGGGGCTGGCAACAATGGCGGCGACGGTTATTTATTGGCAACGTGCGCTCTGCGTCATGGCCTGGGCGTAACCTGCTTGGTGTTAACAGACTCCGCCAAACTGAAGGGTGATGCCCGTAAAGCCTGGCAGCGGGCGAGCGATCAAAAGATCAGCATGGTGACTGCAGCGCAGTTGGCGGACAAGGATTTGATCAGTTTGCTAGAACAGGCCGATGTGACGGTAGACGCCATGTTGGGTACGGGCCTGAATGGCGCACCGCGGGGCGAATTCGCGCGAGTTGTTGTGCTTTGCAATCAGTCGGCCGCGGGTGTTTTGGCGCTGGACGTTCCTTCAGGGCTCAATGCCACCACCGGAGCCGCCGCGGGCGATGTTGTGGCGGCAGACGCCACGGTAACGTTTATTGGACTGAAAGCCGGCCTGTTCACCGGCCATGGCCCCGCGGTTTGCGGTGAGGTGATTTTTGAAGATTTGGGTGCCGCCCAGCAGCTTGGTGGCTGTACCGAGCCGGTGTCGGCCACACGGGCCGACTGGTCCTCCGTTACTTTGGGTATTTCGAAGCGCGCTGCCAACGCGCACAAAGGCCATTTTGGCCATGTGCTAGTGGTTGCCGGCGATCGCGGTTTTGGTGGTGCGGGGTTGCTGGTGGCTGAGGCTGCTGCGCGCAGCGGTGCGGGCCTGGTTTCCTTGGCGACCCGGCAAGAGCACGTGGCTGCAGCACTGAGCCGGTGCCCGTCGATAATGAGCCACGGCGTTGTGCATGGCTCTGAGTTGGCGCCTCTGCTAGCGGCGGCAACCGTGGTGGTTTGTGGGCCAGGCCTTGGCCAGTCGGCCTGGGGCCAACAGATGCTGGAACAAGTGTTGGCATGTAACAAACCGCAGGTGCTGGATGCCGACGCTTTGAATCTGATGGCGGGCGGCCTGATGGCGAACAAAGCGTCGGTAGCCGCGGACAATCGTATTTTGACCCCTCACCCTGGGGAGGCTGCGCGCCTTCTGGGCTGCACCGTTGCAGAGGTGGAGCTTGACCGGTTAAGTGCAGCGCGCAAGTTACAGTCGCGGTACGGAGGCGCTATTCTACTTAAGGGTGCCGGCACCGTGATTGCGAGCATGCACGGTGAAATGTTTGTGGTCAGTGGCAGCAATCCGGGGTTGGCTACCGGGGGGATGGGGGATGTACTGACGGGTATTGCTGGTGGTTTATTGGCTCAGCTGAAGGATTCGACCCAGGCCGTCGTGACGGCCGCAGCCCTGCACCTGGCGGCAGCTAACTTGGCAACTCAGCAGTTTGGCTATATGGGCTTGCAGCCAACCGACGTTATTGATGCTTTGCCCCGGGTGTTAGCCTGCTCAGGGCATTGAATTGAACCGTCATTGAACGGAGCGTTGTGTAAACGAGTTCGCGGTACACAGGAGGACCTATGACAATTTTTGGTAGTGAGCGCCGGCTGTTCCTGGCGGATGACAGTGAAACCGAACGCTTGGGCCGGGAGCTGGCGCGCTTGGTCCAGCGTGCAGAAAGCGCGCTGGCGATTTATCTGGATGGTGATCTGGGCATGGGCAAAACCACACTCAGCCGCGGCCTGCTGCGCGGGTTAGGGCACGAGGGTGCGGTAAAGAGTCCGACGTACACCATTGTGGAGCCTTACGAGAATTTGCAGCCGCCGGTATACCATTTTGACCTGTATCGTCTGAAAGACCCGGAAGAACTGGAGTTCATGGGCATTCGTGATTATTTCAATGATCATAATTTATGCCTGGTGGAGTGGCCGGAAAGGGGCGAGGCGTTACTGCCCACGGCGGACCTGACAGTGCATCTGGAATCCCAGGGCAATGGTCGCTCGGCCATTTTGTGCGCTGGATCTCAGGTGGGTGCCGATATGCTGAACGATCTGGAAATAGTCGGCCCGGAAGTTATGCACCATACCGATTCGTGACAAAGGGATGTTCAATGGCTTACTTCTATAACAGGATCTGCGGCAGAGTCGTGCGGGCTTTTCTTGCCTTCAACCTGCTACTTCTCATGCAGGTGGTACAGGCAGGTACCCGTGTGGAAGGCCTGCGAATCTGGCCGGCGCCGGATCACACTCGCTTGGTCATCGATACGGCCGGCGAAGTAGATCACAATATTTTCGCGTTGGCGGGTCCAGACCGCCTGGTTATTGACCTGAAAGACACCCGGTTGCAGACGAGCCTGGACAAGCTGGACTTGTCTGGCAGCCCTATCCGCCGCATTCGCAGCGCGGTGCGCAATGGTAAAGACCTGAGGGTTGTGCTGGACCTGCAAAAAAGCGTGAAACCTCGCAGCTTTTTATTAAAACCGAACCAGCAATACGGCCACCGTTTGGTGGTAGACCTGATTGACGAGGGCGGCACCCGCATTGATAGGGCCAAGGCGGCAAAGCCTACCGTTACCCATGACTCCGCGGGTAAACGCGACATTGTCATAGTGATTGACGCTGGCCACGGCGGCGAAGACCCGGGCGCTATCGGGCCCCGCGGTACTCGTGAAAAAGACGTGGTGCTGAACATGGCCAAAACCCTGCACGACCTTATCAACAGTCGCCCGGGCTACAGCGCCAAGCTGACCCGTACCGGCGACTACTACATAGGCCTGCGCAATCGCACGCTTCTGGCGCGTAAATACAACGCTGATCTTTTCGTGTCAGTGCATGCGGATGCGTTCCGCACGCCACAGCCAAAAGGGGCATCGGTATTTGCTCTGTCGCAACGGGGAGCGACCAGTGAGACGGCACGTTGGTTGGCGCAAAGCGAAAACCGCTCTGACCTGATTGGCGGCTCAGGCGTCTCGCTGGAAGGCCGCGATGACACCCTTGCCGGGGTTCTTCTGGATTTGTCTATGACGGCCAGCATTAACGCCAGCCTGGGTGTGGGTAGCGCAATACTGGGGCAGTTGGGTGGAGTGACCGAGCTTCACAAGCCCGGCGTAGAGCAGGCCGCTTTTGTGGTGCTCAAGTCTCCGGATATACCGTCTATATTGGTGGAGGCCGGCTTTATCTCAAATCCTCAGGAAGAGAAGAACTTGTCCACTGAGCTCTATCGTAAGCGCCTATCGGCTGCAATTATGACCGGTATTGACGGCTATTTCCGCAAAACACCGCCGCCGGGTACTTTGCTGGCGCGGCAGAAGCATAACGGCCAGATGCAGAATAGTGTGAGCCGCTACCGCATCCAGCGAGGCGACACCTTGTCTGACCTGGCTCGGGAAAATCAGCTGTCCGTGCGCGAGCTTATGCACCTTAACGGCATGCAGAGCGACCGTGTTATGGTAGGCCAAACCATTACCATTCCTGCCAGTTGAGCGATTAGCTGAGCGGCTTGCTCAATAACTCGTTGAAAAAAGAGGTCCGCGTCAGACATGCCCCACATACATTTGCTGTCCCCCCGGCTCGCTAACCAGATCGCCGCCGGTGAGGTGGTGGAGCGGCCGGCGTCTGTGGTCAAAGAGCTGATAGAAAACGCTCTGGATGCGGGTGCCAGTCGGGTGGATGTGGACATAGAGCAGGGCGGCGTCAAGCTGATCCGGGTGCGCGACGACGGCTGTGGTATCGCCGCTGAAGACCTGTCCCTGGCCCTGAGCCGCCACGCCACCAGCAAGATTACCAGTCTCGATGACCTTGAGGCAGTCGCGTCGCTGGGTTTTCGTGGTGAGGCACTGGCCAGTATCAGTTCCGTATCCCGCCTGAGCCTGACCTCGCGCACCGAAAATCAGGAAGCCGCAAGCAAAGTCGAAGTGGAAGGCCGCGATATGGACGCGCACGTATCGCCGGCGGCGCACCCGGTGGGTTCCACGGTAGAGGTTCGCGATCTGTTTTTTAACACGCCGGCAAGGCGCAAGTTTTTGCGTACTGAAAAAACCGAATTTGGCCACGTGGAAGAGTGCGTCCGGCGCCAGGCTCTAAGTCGCTTCGATACCGGCTTCAATCTGCGCCATAACCAGCGTGCCGTGCAAAGCCTGCGACCGGCCTTGTCAGAGCTAGATAGAGAACGGCGGATTGCGTCGCTGTGTGGTCAGAAGTTTATCGACAATGCAGTGGTCATTAGCGCCGAAGCCACCGGTTTGAAACTTTGGGGCTGGGTTGCTCTGCCCACCTTTTCCCGCAGTCAGGCTGACCTTCAGTACTTTTTCGTCAACGGTCGCGTGATTCGTGATCGCTTAGTAGCGCATGCCGTACGCCAAGCTTACCGCGATGTGCTGTACAACAATCGCCACGCCGCTTTTGTGCTGTATCTGGAAGTAGACCCGGGGTCGGTGGATGTGAATGTGCACCCGACCAAGCACGAGGTGCGCTTCCGCGATGGCCGTCTGGTCCACGATTTTCTGTTTCGTACTCTGCACAAAGCGCTGGCGGACGTGCGTCCGGACGACCACTTGCGTGGTGCGGTAGCGCAGTCTCTGGGCC encodes the following:
- a CDS encoding NAD(P)H-hydrate dehydratase, giving the protein MYSAGSVRNLDRYLIDEQGVDGFELMQAAARSAFRQLMRRWPQCRHVLVLCGAGNNGGDGYLLATCALRHGLGVTCLVLTDSAKLKGDARKAWQRASDQKISMVTAAQLADKDLISLLEQADVTVDAMLGTGLNGAPRGEFARVVVLCNQSAAGVLALDVPSGLNATTGAAAGDVVAADATVTFIGLKAGLFTGHGPAVCGEVIFEDLGAAQQLGGCTEPVSATRADWSSVTLGISKRAANAHKGHFGHVLVVAGDRGFGGAGLLVAEAAARSGAGLVSLATRQEHVAAALSRCPSIMSHGVVHGSELAPLLAAATVVVCGPGLGQSAWGQQMLEQVLACNKPQVLDADALNLMAGGLMANKASVAADNRILTPHPGEAARLLGCTVAEVELDRLSAARKLQSRYGGAILLKGAGTVIASMHGEMFVVSGSNPGLATGGMGDVLTGIAGGLLAQLKDSTQAVVTAAALHLAAANLATQQFGYMGLQPTDVIDALPRVLACSGH
- the tsaE gene encoding tRNA (adenosine(37)-N6)-threonylcarbamoyltransferase complex ATPase subunit type 1 TsaE produces the protein MTIFGSERRLFLADDSETERLGRELARLVQRAESALAIYLDGDLGMGKTTLSRGLLRGLGHEGAVKSPTYTIVEPYENLQPPVYHFDLYRLKDPEELEFMGIRDYFNDHNLCLVEWPERGEALLPTADLTVHLESQGNGRSAILCAGSQVGADMLNDLEIVGPEVMHHTDS
- a CDS encoding N-acetylmuramoyl-L-alanine amidase encodes the protein MAYFYNRICGRVVRAFLAFNLLLLMQVVQAGTRVEGLRIWPAPDHTRLVIDTAGEVDHNIFALAGPDRLVIDLKDTRLQTSLDKLDLSGSPIRRIRSAVRNGKDLRVVLDLQKSVKPRSFLLKPNQQYGHRLVVDLIDEGGTRIDRAKAAKPTVTHDSAGKRDIVIVIDAGHGGEDPGAIGPRGTREKDVVLNMAKTLHDLINSRPGYSAKLTRTGDYYIGLRNRTLLARKYNADLFVSVHADAFRTPQPKGASVFALSQRGATSETARWLAQSENRSDLIGGSGVSLEGRDDTLAGVLLDLSMTASINASLGVGSAILGQLGGVTELHKPGVEQAAFVVLKSPDIPSILVEAGFISNPQEEKNLSTELYRKRLSAAIMTGIDGYFRKTPPPGTLLARQKHNGQMQNSVSRYRIQRGDTLSDLARENQLSVRELMHLNGMQSDRVMVGQTITIPAS
- the mutL gene encoding DNA mismatch repair endonuclease MutL, producing the protein MPHIHLLSPRLANQIAAGEVVERPASVVKELIENALDAGASRVDVDIEQGGVKLIRVRDDGCGIAAEDLSLALSRHATSKITSLDDLEAVASLGFRGEALASISSVSRLSLTSRTENQEAASKVEVEGRDMDAHVSPAAHPVGSTVEVRDLFFNTPARRKFLRTEKTEFGHVEECVRRQALSRFDTGFNLRHNQRAVQSLRPALSELDRERRIASLCGQKFIDNAVVISAEATGLKLWGWVALPTFSRSQADLQYFFVNGRVIRDRLVAHAVRQAYRDVLYNNRHAAFVLYLEVDPGSVDVNVHPTKHEVRFRDGRLVHDFLFRTLHKALADVRPDDHLRGAVAQSLGRENAVAAGTGFAASAEGLRSPGSAASESTLGYPGGLERTPGQVTHPDPQHQWQASDQLGFYQALNAGGGVSAGHQARVAAAPSQMPEDSEQEPPLGYAIAQLHGIYILAQSRAGLIMVDMHAAHERITYERMKQALAQQDLKSQPLLVPLSLAVSQKEAGLVETHGDELQQLGLVIERIGPETLAVRQIPALLRGADGEQLVRDVLSDLIEHGQSDRVQAVTQELLGTMACHGSVRANRQLTVPEMNSLLRDMEATERSGQCNHGRPTWTVMTLAELDKLFLRGR